Genomic DNA from Triticum dicoccoides isolate Atlit2015 ecotype Zavitan chromosome 4B, WEW_v2.0, whole genome shotgun sequence:
CGAGATCGATCTCCACTTCTTTCGCAATCGTGTTGCCATGGGTCAGGTCCGTGTGCTTCATGTTCCCTCATCACGACAGTTCGCCGACATCTTGACGAAGGGTCTCCCGTCGCCGTTGTTTTTGGATTTTCGGTCCAGTCTCAACGTCCCTTCTCCTCCCATTGTGACTGCGGGGGAGTGTTAGACTAATATGTCACGTATCATGACATATCTCCTAATTCCCTAAATCGAGGAGAATCGACATTGTTGTGATCTCCCATTTATGGTTAGGATTGTAAATCTGTCTATATATTGACATGCAATGGAAAAGCCCAAGTGTGGCAACAATTCCTAAATCTTTCAGAGATATCAAAACTCGAGTGGAAGGGCAATGAGTAGAGATTGAATTGGTTCATTTTCTTCTAGATGGACTGCATCAGGGATCGTACCTTGCAGTATATAGGAGAACatggagaggcggcggaggaggaggagcggcgctGGCAGAAGAGATGCGGCCATGCGGGGAAACCTGTTTTTTCTTTGGGTTTCCATACGAAGACCTCTTTTTTCTTGTAAGGAGATGTACCTGTTGGATAATTTGTTAGGACTCTCAGGGATTTCATTTAACGGCTGCAGATATTTCATACTGATATCTGATTGTTAATTTTATTAGTTTTATAGGATTAACGTGACCCTTTTTATTTGGGTTCCATATAAAGAACTATTTTTCTTGTAAGGAGACTTACGTGTGGGATAATTTTAGGACTCTCTTAGTGATTTCATCCAACGGCTGTAGATATTTTATACTGAGATCAGATGGTTATTTTTGTTAGTTTTGTAGGATTGACGTGATGCCTCGTTTGGTGCCTCCAAGTAAATATAAGAAAGatagtgcctccaattagtaaatataagataagatTGTGAGGGACTAAATTTTTTTGTTGAAAGGAAAAGTTGAAACAGACGCTCACTTCCATGAACACGTGGACACACAACCGGTggctccatgcatgcatgcatgatacaTCGCACGCAGTACGCAAGCGGGCTGTTGCCAAGCTAACTAATGGCGCCCGGCCGACAACGCAGTACAGCTAGTAGAGCACTCGCTGCCAAACGCCTACGTGAGAGACCCTCGTGAGCCCAGCTATACAACCTCCGCTCCTCCACCCATCCTCGTTCACTCCGCATCCGCAGCCGAATTCCCCCGTCTCCACTGCTCAGTCCCCCGGACCGCCGGACCTCTCCTCGCCTTGCCATGGCAGCCGCAGCACTGAGGGCGCAGCTGAACGCCCATATCACCGGCATGTACACCAATGTGAGGCCCTTCCCCTCCCCTCTAGTCGTGTGGTATTGGATTTTGGCTTGGCTGGACGACTAACTTGGCCTTTGCCTTTGCTTTGGCGTGGTCGACGTCAATCCAGGGTGTGGTGGACGAGGATACATTCGAGGAGCTGCGGGACGAGGGCACCGCCGCCGAGGTCTCCCGCCTCTTCATCTACGACGCCTCTGAGATCATCGACGACATTGACCTCCTGATGTCCGCCCCCACGCCCTCTATCATCTCTCCCTCTGCTCTCTGTATCGGGTACTGGCTCATCTTAATTATCTGCTCTGGAAATCGCAGGGAGGAGCCCGTAGTGGACTTTGACGAGGTGGAAGCCCTGACGCAGCAGCTCATGCGGTGCACCTCCAGGTGATGACCATCATAAACCCTTTCTCTCTCTTCCACCTGCTTATTTTTAACTCTATGTTTGTTTGCCTGCTGCGTCAATGTCGTGCGATTCAAATCTGTTTATTATACTGGGCAAAGGATTCTTATTTGTCGGCTGCACTGCCCCATAGGCGTAATTAGAAGAATCGAGTTTAGTTGTGTTTAGTGTAACGGAGTTACCGGTATCCTGATTAATAGCAATGTTATGATGAGGATAAATTGTTGGCGTTTTTGGAATGTTCCTGGTATTAATGATCTGCTATTCTGTGTATTACTAATGGTGGTTTTTCTGGTATTAATGATCTGCTATTCTATGTATCTCTAATGGTATTTTTTTCTAGTTTGTCCACGACATCGATGTTGTTTTTTATTTGGATGTGTCGGCACGGGGTGTGTACCTCACGACACGGCCGCACAATTGAGGTTTGTGTCGTTTTACAGGCGTCGTATAGCCATAGGTAGAAGAGTTGAGTTTAGTCATATATCGTGTAACGAAATTGTTGGTATTCTTCCCTATGTTAATCAAATCGTATAGCTTGGCGAGGGGAATTTTTGTCGTTTTGCAAACATTTGTTCTACTATCGTGTCTGTTCTTCGGGCAATGCCATTATTCTAGGTTGACAATGAAAAAAATTGTCGTTTTACAAGCATGGCCGGTATTAATGATCTGCAATTCTACATAATGCCAATGGCCATTTTTTCTGTTTCACCATTGGAACGTTGTTGTTTCTATTCAGATTTGTTAGGCACAGGGTGTGTACGTCATGGACGTCATTTGGATGTCGTATATCCAAAATTAGAAGACCTGATTGTAGTTGTGTCTCGTGTAGCAGAATTGTCGGTATTCATGACAATTTCATTGTTCAGCAAGAAAAACTTTGTCGTTTTCTAAATAGTTCTGGTACTACTGATCTGCTATTGCACATAGTGGCAATGGTGTTTTTTTTTCTGCTTCATCAAACAATTTATGGAGTTGACAATCATGATAGGAAATGGCTCCTTGAGAATATTATTCAGTTGACATCTCAGTTTATAATAAGTTTGATAAGTTCCTAATTTCCTGATCTGCATTTTTTTTGCATGTTTCAGTGTTGGTGCACAGCAAGTGAACCTCGCCTGCGTGCACTTCGGCAATTTCTATGCTATACAATACAAACAAGGGTCAGAACTCAATAGCTTATTTAATATTGCTACACAATAATTATCCGCAACATTGTTTTTCAATGTCTCTATGTAAACCTGACAGCTCATGTTGTCTTTTCTGTCGTTATTTTCAGCTCATACCAATCTAACGTTGTTAAGAAGTAACCTGATTTGCTTTTTCACTTCATCTGCAATCACGTTGTTCATATTACTCGGTTCATTATCTGAATATGCTACCCTTTGATGGTTCTCTTCTAATTTATTGGCTCTAGACTTTTGTTTATAGCACACACCACTAAATTCTTATATGGCAAgatatttttctttttttgaaataTAGGGTTACAATTTTTGAACCATTTCATCTCCGTTCTGTTAACCTCTTCAGAATTTGACAATGTGATATTTTTGCATTATTTCAGGTGTCTCGTGTCATTGGCTCTTGTTAGGAATGAGTTCTATATTGTGCGACATGAGTTGGAGATCATGATGCAGGTAGCACCTTATATGCCTAATGTTGGATTTTAGTACCAACTTTCCACTAGTTTCATAACCCATAGATTGGTCATATTAAGATAGAGAAAAGGGAACAATCTTTAATCCTTAATCTAATTCTTTTGACATTTAGATTTGGAGCACTTAGTTTGAGGTACCGAAAAGTCTCATTTAGCTGTTAAATGATTATGTGGTAATTTTCTCATCATGTTTGGTAGATGCACAGGGTAGCTAAAAAAAGTGGGTGAAATTCTCTGTTTCCCAGCTTAAATTAAGTTTTAGCAAAAGCCCAAATAAGAAACTAGCTAACTTGTAACATGGCTGATTAGTGAAACCATGTGACTTGAGCACCATTATGTGCCATAGACTTTTCTTAATCATTTTTCGGAAGGTACTTCTCTTAATCATTGACCTATTATTCATCTTTTGTTGCAGCTCGAAGAGGAGATCGCGGCATGTGGTCCTGACTCCTAAGTAGCGGCAAGTGGAGGGGGAAGAGCGTGGCCCCATGCGATCCCTTGCATTATGTGGTCCATGTGTCTCCGCAGATGTAGCGGTTTTCAAAGGGTGTCTAGCACTAGAGGGTGCGCGTAAAACTTAGATGAATATTCTCGCGTCGGAACTTTGGGCTCGTAAACCTATGAAAGAAAATTGTTGTCCTGTGTTGATGTCAGTGTGAAGTCCATATTCTAGAGTACCGTGGATGTGTTGCCCCCTGCCTACGGGCTGTTTACAAAACCTATACTTGGTTGGTTGGTCCTCTAGTGACTTTGTTTTGCTGTTTCTACTGTTTGTTTTTCTCTATAAGCAAGTCTGGTTGTTGGTTGTTGTACCCAGAGTGTAGCCAATCACCATATTTGGGCATATTAATCATGTCGTTTCGGTATGAAATTTCAACGTGGCCGTCTTATAAGAGTACGATGGCACCACGAGCTGTAACCGGGGGAGGGGCAAAACAGAGGGGAGCATACCACATATTATAGGAGCATACTCTTTATAGGAGCATACTCCACAATTTTCTTGTTTGGGCGACTAGGAGGGAGTCATGGACGATGGACTCTGGACTTACCGAGGAAACACGATTGTTTTGGCGTCGTATGATGGATTCATTAAACCATCAACCATAGCCTTGGACACTATTGAGATCTGGATCAAATTCATGATCTACCAGATAGCTACCCCACTGCTCAAATCCCTTGCATCCAAGGTTGGCAAATTTATCTATGCGGAGCCTAAGTACCATGATTTTGAGGGTAATGTCTCTAGAGTCAAAGTAAAGATCAACATGCACAAACCGCTAAAAACGCAATCACTCTTGTCAAGGGGAAGAAGAGATAAGTCTTCACAGTCGCATATGAGCGGCTACCAGATTGATGCGAGGTTTGTGATTATTTGCGCCACATGTACAAGGAATGTCGGGATGGAGTGCATCCACCGTCGGCTCTAGTTTTCAAAAATATGCGAGCAAGCTGGTTCAAGGGAGCGGGGAGAGGacctggaggagggagagggcgaggtcgTGGCCACGGTGGCAGGACTGGTCGTAGACAGGGCGCACCCAAGAGGATGCTAGCAGGAATCAGAGTATGAGGACCCTGATGCCTACATGCACAAGGCCGAACTGAACAAAAAACAAGCTTCAAAGCTCGCAGTGAGAGTTGATCCAGTGGTAGCTGAGTTAGCCATAACACCTGTGTCGGCCCAAGGCAAAACACCGACGCTACCTTCCCCTCAAATCCCATTGAGCCCCTCGTCTCGGCAGGAACAAAAGAGGTCAAGGACAAGTAATTGCAGCAGATAAGAACATGTTGCAGAAGAATGGTGGCAACACAAAAACCCAATGGCAAAATTGTTAGGCTCCCTGGAGGAGCGCCACCATGTCCAATGTGTGTCTTCTGCTGGAATTGTTGCGGTGCA
This window encodes:
- the LOC119293164 gene encoding histidine-containing phosphotransfer protein 2-like; the protein is MAAAALRAQLNAHITGMYTNGVVDEDTFEELRDEGTAAEVSRLFIYDASEIIDDIDLLMEEPVVDFDEVEALTQQLMRCTSSVGAQQVNLACVHFGNFYAIQYKQGCLVSLALVRNEFYIVRHELEIMMQLEEEIAACGPDS